CTAGCAAGCAGCGGAGTTATCCCTCCAGTTCAAGCTGAAATGAGCGACCTTTTACGCCTTCTCGGAAACATCGGTTCTCATGCAGCTGATGAGGAAGTTGATCCCAAATACGTGACTGTATTAGACGAATTTTTCCGAGCAATCATAGAATATGTGTATGTTGCTCCACATCGAATCACAGAATTTAAAGAATCACTTGATCGAGCAAAAAGAGCGACATAAATGTCTCTGAAATTTGTACTTAACAGTTAAAGTCCCATTCCCCTACTGATATACATTCAGCGCTGTTTCTGGATCGTGGATACCCAGGTGGGTGTTTACCGCCTGTGGATGATCAAACCCGGTTAACCCCTCACTGGGTTACCCCAGAGAGAGTCAACATTCCTACTTCAATCAGTGGGGGAAATCTTTAACGGTTCGTTCCTGCCATAGCCTTTCAGCGCGCAATAAATCCATACCCCGACTCTTATTTAAAGACGTTGCACCGATTGCACTTTGCAATCCCTTCCTGGTCTCCCAGATTCCTCACGTCTCAATCAGTACGCTGCACCCGCCACGGCATAGTCACACCGTTATTCATGTTTTTCACACATACAGCTTTGGGTGTCTGATTTGGTCGTTTGATATTTATCCATCGCCTCAGCGACCGTTGGCAATCAAACCGCGATTTTACTCGCACCTGTGCCCGTTGCCCTCTATGTGGGCTATGTAATCTCAACCTCAACGCTTACGGGTCGATTTCCCATTGAAAACGTGAGAACTGGAACGTCTCACGCTCCGCAGTTTCGACCGCAAGGGCTTCCTGTCGTTCCCCGGCCAGTTCCCGTTCCCTGGCCCGGTCTGTAGCGATGTTTTGCAACACCTGTCTCTCATGAAGCTTGATGTCGGCTGACCGGTCACGGTAGCGGTTACACTCAATCAGGGCCTCACGTATCGCCAGTTCGTCATTAAGGTCCAGTCTGACGAGAACGCGAGCCTCTTTTATGCCAGCGTCCAGGGCTGCCTGATAGCGTTTGTGGCCATCGATAATAATCAGGTCCTGAGTTACCTGAATCGGCGTAATAATGCCGTGTCGCTTCACA
The genomic region above belongs to Gimesia chilikensis and contains:
- a CDS encoding ParB N-terminal domain-containing protein, which translates into the protein MNYVLNRVRLSDLSRHPLSIELYGYDLDRGFIASVKRHGIITPIQVTQDLIIIDGHKRYQAALDAGIKEARVLVRLDLNDELAIREALIECNRYRDRSADIKLHERQVLQNIATDRARERELAGERQEALAVETAERETFQFSRFQWEIDP